Proteins encoded in a region of the Paenibacillus thermoaerophilus genome:
- a CDS encoding ABC transporter ATP-binding protein: MLKLLRNLKPYRRAVAATLALVFLQSLSDLYLPTLMADIVDLGVAAGNTAYIWKVGGFMLLIAAIGVACSVGASYWSAKAAGGFARDLRSRVFAHVETFSLGEFDRVGTASLITRTTNDIQQIYQVLTIMMRVLVMAPLMCIGGIVLAMSKDATLSLVLIAIVPVLALLILLVFRKGGPLFKSMQTKLDRLNLVLRERLTGIRVIRSFNRDEHEAERFVQANRDLTDTAIRVNRLMAAMMPVMLLTLNLAGLAILWFGGIRIDGGHMQVGDLIAFIQYAWQIMFSLVFASMMLVMLPRASASAARINEVLAIRPAIPDDGKKRSTAVPDIEFRNVTFRYPGAEAPALENVTFRANAGEVTAIIGGTGSGKSTLIHLIPRFYEAETGQVLVGGTDVRELSQESLRSRIGLVPQKAVLFTGTIADNIRCGKEDATDEEIRRAAQIAQAAEFIAELPEGYDSAVSQGGANLSGGQKQRLSIARALVRRPGIYLFDDSFSALDYRTDARLRQALRAETAGATVLIVAQRVSTVMDADRIIVLDEGRVVGNGTHQELMQTCGVYREIVASQLTEEEIA; the protein is encoded by the coding sequence ATGTTAAAGCTGCTTCGCAATCTTAAGCCGTACCGGCGGGCGGTCGCCGCGACGCTGGCGCTTGTGTTTCTCCAGTCGTTGTCCGATCTGTATCTGCCGACGCTGATGGCCGATATCGTCGACTTGGGCGTAGCGGCCGGGAATACGGCTTACATCTGGAAAGTCGGAGGCTTCATGCTGCTTATCGCCGCGATCGGCGTCGCTTGTTCCGTCGGCGCCAGCTACTGGTCCGCCAAGGCGGCCGGCGGATTCGCGCGCGATCTGCGGAGCCGCGTGTTTGCGCATGTCGAGACGTTCTCGCTCGGCGAATTCGACCGCGTCGGCACGGCCTCCCTGATTACCCGCACGACCAACGACATCCAGCAAATCTACCAAGTGCTGACGATTATGATGCGCGTGCTGGTGATGGCGCCGCTTATGTGTATCGGCGGAATCGTTCTCGCCATGTCCAAGGATGCGACGCTGTCGCTCGTGCTGATCGCGATCGTACCGGTGCTGGCGCTTCTTATTTTGCTGGTCTTCCGCAAAGGCGGCCCGTTGTTCAAGTCGATGCAGACGAAGCTGGACCGGTTGAATCTCGTGCTGCGCGAGCGGTTGACCGGCATCCGTGTCATCCGTTCGTTTAACCGCGACGAGCATGAGGCGGAACGGTTCGTACAGGCGAACCGGGATCTGACGGATACGGCGATCCGGGTCAACCGGTTGATGGCCGCGATGATGCCCGTCATGCTGCTGACGTTAAATCTGGCGGGTCTCGCGATCTTATGGTTCGGGGGAATTCGCATCGACGGCGGACATATGCAGGTGGGCGACCTGATCGCGTTCATCCAATACGCGTGGCAGATCATGTTCTCGCTTGTGTTCGCGTCGATGATGCTGGTGATGCTGCCCAGGGCGTCGGCTTCCGCCGCCCGGATCAACGAAGTGCTCGCCATACGTCCGGCGATTCCGGACGACGGGAAGAAGCGGTCGACCGCGGTTCCCGACATCGAATTCCGCAACGTGACGTTCCGCTATCCCGGAGCGGAGGCGCCCGCCCTGGAGAACGTGACGTTCCGCGCGAACGCGGGCGAGGTGACGGCGATTATCGGCGGAACGGGCTCGGGCAAATCGACGCTGATCCATCTGATTCCCCGGTTTTACGAAGCCGAGACCGGCCAGGTGCTGGTCGGCGGAACGGACGTGCGCGAGCTGTCGCAGGAGAGCCTGCGTTCGCGGATCGGGCTTGTTCCTCAGAAGGCGGTGCTGTTTACCGGCACGATCGCGGACAATATCCGCTGCGGCAAGGAGGATGCGACCGACGAGGAGATCCGGCGGGCGGCGCAGATCGCCCAGGCGGCCGAATTTATCGCCGAGCTGCCGGAGGGGTACGATTCCGCCGTCTCCCAGGGCGGAGCGAATCTGTCCGGCGGGCAGAAACAGAGGCTCTCGATCGCCCGGGCGCTTGTCCGCAGACCCGGCATCTACCTGTTCGACGACAGCTTCTCGGCGCTGGATTACAGGACGGACGCGCGGCTCCGCCAGGCGCTGCGGGCCGAGACGGCCGGGGCTACCGTGCTGATCGTCGCCCAGCGGGTCAGCACGGTGATGGACGCCGACCGGATTATCGTGCTGGACGAAGGGCGAGTGGTCGGCAACGGCACGCATCAAGAGCTGATGCAGACCTGCGGCGTCTATAGAGAGATCGTGGCGTCGCAGTTGACCGAGGAGGAGATCGCATGA